A single region of the Thermococcus paralvinellae genome encodes:
- a CDS encoding radical SAM protein has protein sequence MIAFGPVPSRRLGKSLGINNIPYKVCSYACVYCQIGRTIRMEVERRAFYNPGLILKEAKEKVEKARVKGEHVDYITFVPDGEPTLDINLGREAELLKELGIPLAILTNSSLIWREDVREDLIKFDFVSLKLDVVSEQLWRKIDRPHKSLKLDEILDGMLKFRKSFKGKLVTETMLIDGINYGDEFEEIAEFLKELKPDIAYIAIPTRPPAERWVKPANEETINEAFQIFAKALGSDRVEYLIGYEGNAFVFTGNVEEDLLSITSVHPMREDAVKDLLKKANAEWDVVEKLLKEGKLIELEYDGKRFYMRKLRSRNL, from the coding sequence ATGATAGCATTTGGCCCTGTTCCATCTCGCAGATTAGGAAAGAGTCTAGGCATAAACAACATTCCGTATAAGGTATGTTCATATGCTTGTGTTTACTGCCAAATTGGAAGAACAATCAGGATGGAAGTTGAAAGGAGGGCATTTTATAACCCCGGGTTAATCCTCAAGGAAGCTAAAGAAAAAGTTGAGAAAGCAAGGGTAAAAGGAGAGCATGTTGATTATATCACATTCGTCCCAGATGGTGAACCAACTTTAGACATTAACCTTGGAAGAGAAGCTGAGCTTCTGAAAGAACTTGGAATCCCTTTGGCAATTTTAACTAACTCCTCTCTAATCTGGAGGGAGGATGTTAGGGAAGATTTGATAAAGTTTGATTTCGTCTCCCTAAAGCTTGATGTCGTAAGCGAGCAGCTGTGGAGAAAAATTGACAGACCGCACAAAAGCTTGAAGCTTGATGAAATCCTTGATGGAATGCTCAAATTCAGAAAAAGCTTCAAAGGAAAACTCGTAACAGAGACTATGCTCATTGATGGAATTAATTATGGAGACGAATTTGAGGAGATTGCTGAGTTTTTGAAGGAGCTTAAACCGGATATAGCTTATATAGCTATTCCAACGAGGCCCCCAGCGGAGAGGTGGGTTAAGCCAGCTAATGAGGAAACGATAAACGAGGCATTTCAGATTTTTGCCAAGGCTTTAGGAAGTGACAGAGTGGAGTATCTCATTGGCTATGAGGGGAATGCATTTGTTTTTACAGGAAATGTCGAGGAGGATTTGCTGAGCATAACGTCAGTTCATCCAATGCGAGAAGATGCTGTTAAAGATCTTCTCAAAAAGGCCAATGCAGAGTGGGATGTTGTTGAGAAGCTTTTGAAGGAAGGAAAGCTTATTGAGCTTGAATATGATGGAAAGAGGTTCTATATGAGGAAGCTCAGGAGTAGAAATCTTTAA
- a CDS encoding potassium channel family protein gives MTGLSRDVAAFQAQSAFSGTGFTTSESEYVVSHPVRRKIIRILIFLGSAGITSAIATLVLTFIGKSAEEAKQNFILLLGGLLALYLFVRSKWIDRMMRKIIRKLLNKFFPSLKIYDYNQLLGISKGYSIAQIKVRKNSWLSNKTLRELQLDKEGVLVLGIYRKVGEKEVYLGAPSGDTKILPGDLIVLYGPEEIILNLSKRVKGIKGKIEHEEAVEKAKIRAMQEEMELKGE, from the coding sequence ATGACTGGACTTTCTAGGGATGTTGCAGCTTTTCAGGCTCAGTCAGCTTTTTCTGGAACTGGATTCACAACTTCGGAGTCAGAATATGTAGTTTCTCATCCAGTGCGAAGAAAAATAATCAGAATTCTTATCTTTTTAGGAAGTGCGGGTATAACTTCAGCTATAGCCACTCTTGTACTGACATTCATTGGCAAGAGTGCTGAAGAAGCTAAGCAGAATTTTATTTTACTCTTAGGTGGTTTGCTAGCTTTGTATCTTTTTGTTAGGTCTAAGTGGATAGATAGAATGATGAGGAAAATAATTAGAAAACTCCTTAACAAATTCTTTCCGTCACTTAAAATTTACGACTACAATCAGCTCTTAGGTATAAGCAAAGGGTATTCAATTGCACAGATAAAAGTCAGAAAGAACAGTTGGTTGTCAAATAAAACTTTAAGAGAGCTACAGCTTGATAAGGAGGGAGTCCTTGTCCTTGGAATTTACAGAAAAGTTGGAGAAAAAGAAGTCTATCTTGGTGCTCCAAGCGGTGATACAAAAATACTGCCTGGAGACTTGATTGTTCTCTATGGGCCTGAAGAGATTATACTGAATCTCTCAAAGAGAGTTAAAGGAATTAAGGGCAAGATTGAACATGAAGAAGCAGTTGAAAAAGCAAAAATTAGAGCAATGCAGGAAGAAATGGAACTTAAAGGTGAGTAA
- a CDS encoding potassium channel family protein: protein MCEYVYENGQRCGTKALKGSNYCSLHISFEEGELLYGEKIKKIKERAFQKKLERGITYFEGVYLYDARISNFKSDKPIVFKNSHIKTLIIDNSELAGVTLYNCTIENLIIFETTLKTLLIRHSTIFGVNILKVRFYISMYLRDSQIRYIMMNSFEYIKSEEKPSEEEYGERSHLYGRVELFNLQGVRKIGINSRYPLLKKFLEEKGIKVAEITKKHARAEILAISSVKFDENPRFKRQVRILIKYFNGQLLMENLSIPGHVQIVGGRIKLPEFVHVVIYNNLVFKKVHFYSDTTWNLTVLPNLVAELAVYGYILIEDCYFNNPYIEEIFYRLARTSWEKSGDKEKADSYYYYEMIARRKQKTGRYSIGLPVKFRFPSLGIKSRLKLNKTRRKTRRIVHSLEAFLEWLLADITCKYGTDWKRPIVIWIFMVNIVFPTVFYITKSVASNGVPLKSFLDYEYFSIVTATTLGYGDLHPIGIGRIFASAEAIFGMFMWAVFLTVFARKYMR from the coding sequence ATGTGCGAGTATGTGTATGAAAATGGGCAGAGATGCGGTACAAAAGCGTTGAAAGGTTCAAATTATTGCTCTCTCCATATATCATTTGAGGAAGGAGAGCTCCTCTATGGGGAGAAAATTAAAAAGATTAAAGAAAGAGCTTTTCAAAAAAAGTTGGAGAGGGGGATTACGTATTTTGAAGGAGTGTACCTATATGATGCCAGAATTTCGAACTTTAAAAGTGATAAGCCAATAGTTTTTAAAAATTCCCACATAAAAACTCTAATAATTGACAATTCTGAGCTCGCTGGTGTAACGCTCTACAACTGTACAATTGAGAATCTCATAATTTTTGAAACTACTTTAAAAACACTTCTTATAAGACATTCCACTATCTTCGGAGTGAATATCTTAAAAGTCCGATTTTACATTTCAATGTATTTAAGGGACAGTCAGATAAGGTACATAATGATGAACTCTTTTGAGTACATAAAAAGTGAAGAAAAACCAAGTGAAGAGGAATACGGAGAGAGAAGCCATCTTTATGGAAGGGTTGAGCTTTTTAATCTCCAAGGAGTCAGAAAAATAGGGATAAACTCAAGATATCCATTATTAAAAAAATTCTTAGAAGAAAAAGGTATTAAAGTTGCAGAAATAACGAAAAAGCATGCAAGAGCGGAAATTTTAGCTATAAGTAGTGTCAAATTTGATGAAAACCCAAGATTCAAACGCCAAGTTAGGATTTTGATAAAATACTTTAATGGACAGCTGTTAATGGAAAATCTCTCAATTCCCGGTCATGTTCAGATAGTTGGAGGTAGAATAAAGCTTCCAGAATTTGTTCATGTTGTTATTTATAATAACCTTGTCTTTAAGAAGGTTCATTTTTATAGTGATACCACCTGGAATTTGACAGTTCTACCCAACCTGGTAGCAGAACTTGCTGTTTATGGATATATTTTGATTGAAGACTGCTATTTTAACAACCCATATATCGAAGAGATTTTTTATCGCTTAGCAAGAACAAGCTGGGAAAAAAGTGGGGATAAAGAGAAGGCAGACAGTTATTACTACTATGAGATGATTGCAAGGAGAAAGCAGAAAACCGGGAGATATTCAATCGGTTTGCCAGTAAAGTTCAGATTTCCCTCGCTTGGAATAAAAAGCCGCTTAAAGCTGAACAAAACGCGGAGAAAAACAAGAAGAATCGTTCATTCCCTTGAAGCATTTTTGGAATGGTTGCTAGCGGATATAACCTGTAAATATGGAACTGATTGGAAAAGGCCAATTGTTATTTGGATTTTTATGGTTAACATAGTCTTTCCAACAGTATTTTACATCACTAAAAGCGTTGCAAGTAATGGTGTACCTCTCAAGAGCTTTTTGGATTATGAGTACTTCAGCATAGTAACTGCAACAACACTGGGATATGGAGATTTGCATCCAATAGGAATTGGCCGTATATTTGCTTCAGCGGAAGCAATCTTTGGAATGTTCATGTGGGCAGTCTTCCTGACAGTATTTGCTAGAAAATACATGAGATAA
- a CDS encoding ATP-NAD kinase family protein, which translates to MKVGLIINPIAGMGGKVALKGTDGVVEEAIRRGAKPIALDLAKLFLSELSQYEESKGIKFLTGPKELGEYALKDFNFSYQIIRHREIGYRNVLGVRIPDTTSEDTKTLAKLMADKVDILIFAGGDGTARDIYSVVDKKVPILGIPTGVKMFSGVFASSPEDAAKLLIEFLRGDAKIVEREILDLDENAYRHDEVKAKLYGIALTPYLEILVQGSKEPTKVDESEELEALAEAIVEELEDGIYFLGAGSTVKRIKDKLGINGTLLGVDIVEIKDRKAKLLIKDAQEKDLLKFIDKNPKIIVTVIGGVNFLFGRGNQQFSAEVLRYIPKENIIVVAAPSKVEKPIRVYTGDREVDKKLQGYIRVRIGAWRERMVKVI; encoded by the coding sequence ATGAAAGTTGGCTTAATAATAAATCCAATAGCTGGAATGGGAGGCAAAGTTGCCTTAAAAGGTACAGATGGAGTTGTTGAAGAAGCTATAAGAAGAGGAGCTAAGCCAATAGCATTAGATTTAGCTAAGCTCTTTTTAAGTGAGCTTTCCCAGTATGAGGAATCTAAGGGTATAAAATTTTTGACAGGTCCTAAAGAGCTCGGTGAATATGCTCTTAAGGATTTCAATTTTTCATATCAGATTATCAGGCACAGGGAAATTGGCTATAGAAATGTCCTTGGAGTTAGGATTCCTGATACCACAAGTGAAGACACAAAAACTTTAGCAAAGCTGATGGCAGATAAAGTCGATATTTTGATTTTTGCTGGAGGAGATGGAACTGCAAGGGACATATATTCTGTTGTAGATAAAAAAGTTCCAATCCTTGGAATCCCAACGGGAGTAAAAATGTTCTCTGGAGTTTTTGCTTCCTCCCCAGAAGATGCAGCCAAGCTTTTGATTGAATTCCTTAGGGGAGATGCGAAGATAGTGGAGCGCGAAATTTTAGATTTGGATGAAAATGCATACAGACATGATGAGGTAAAAGCCAAGCTTTATGGTATAGCATTAACTCCCTATCTTGAAATCTTAGTTCAAGGCTCCAAAGAGCCAACAAAAGTTGATGAAAGTGAAGAGCTTGAAGCTTTAGCTGAAGCGATCGTTGAAGAGCTGGAAGATGGAATTTACTTTTTAGGAGCAGGCTCGACAGTGAAGAGGATTAAAGATAAACTTGGGATTAATGGAACCCTTTTAGGGGTTGATATTGTTGAAATTAAAGACAGGAAAGCGAAGCTTTTAATTAAAGATGCTCAAGAAAAAGATCTCTTGAAGTTTATTGACAAAAATCCTAAAATAATTGTTACTGTTATTGGGGGTGTTAATTTTCTTTTTGGGAGAGGCAATCAGCAGTTTTCTGCAGAAGTCCTTAGATATATTCCAAAGGAAAACATCATTGTTGTTGCAGCTCCATCAAAAGTTGAAAAGCCAATAAGGGTGTATACAGGTGACAGGGAAGTTGATAAAAAGCTTCAAGGATATATAAGAGTTCGCATCGGCGCTTGGAGAGAAAGGATGGTTAAGGTAATTTGA
- the hypD gene encoding hydrogenase formation protein HypD, which produces MEALSVFRDKELAQKITRLIHKEAEKIGRIVKIMHVCGTHEDTVTRSGIRSLLPENVKIVSGPGCPVCITPVEDIVKMQEIMRKAYEEGEKIILTTFGDMYKIPTPRGSFSDLKSEGYDIRVVYSIYDAYKISKNNPDRMVVHFSPGFETTTAPAAGMLNAVVEEKLENFKIYSVHRLTPPAVEALVKQGTAFDGLIDPGHVSTIIGVRGWEYITTEYGIPQVIAGFEPVDVLMGILILLRMIRKGEVKIENEYTRVVKYEGNVEAQKLINKFFEVVDAKWRALGIIPKSGLELREEYKDLEIRTYYDVEVPKLPDLEKGCLCGAILRGLALPPQCPHFGKTCTPRNPVGPCMVSYEGTCHIFYKYGALF; this is translated from the coding sequence ATGGAAGCCCTTAGTGTTTTTAGAGACAAAGAACTCGCTCAAAAGATAACAAGGCTCATTCACAAGGAAGCTGAAAAAATAGGAAGGATAGTTAAAATCATGCACGTCTGTGGAACTCATGAGGATACAGTAACAAGGAGCGGAATCCGCTCGCTCTTGCCAGAAAACGTTAAAATCGTCAGTGGGCCTGGGTGTCCTGTCTGTATAACCCCTGTTGAGGACATCGTGAAGATGCAAGAAATAATGAGGAAAGCCTATGAAGAAGGAGAAAAAATTATTCTAACAACATTTGGCGATATGTACAAGATTCCTACACCAAGAGGGAGTTTTTCCGACTTGAAAAGTGAAGGATACGACATTAGAGTAGTCTACTCAATTTATGACGCATATAAAATTTCCAAAAACAATCCAGACAGGATGGTTGTTCATTTCTCTCCCGGCTTCGAGACCACAACAGCTCCAGCAGCTGGAATGCTCAACGCAGTTGTTGAGGAAAAACTTGAGAACTTCAAAATTTATTCTGTTCACCGCTTAACGCCCCCAGCCGTTGAGGCACTAGTTAAGCAGGGCACAGCCTTTGATGGACTAATTGACCCAGGTCATGTTTCCACGATAATAGGAGTTAGAGGCTGGGAGTACATCACAACAGAATATGGAATCCCTCAGGTCATTGCTGGCTTTGAACCTGTCGATGTGTTGATGGGAATTCTAATACTCCTGAGAATGATAAGAAAAGGAGAAGTAAAAATAGAGAACGAATATACGAGGGTTGTAAAATATGAAGGAAATGTTGAAGCCCAAAAGCTGATAAACAAGTTCTTTGAAGTTGTTGATGCAAAATGGAGAGCCTTGGGGATAATCCCAAAGAGCGGACTTGAGCTTAGAGAAGAGTACAAAGACTTGGAGATAAGGACTTATTATGACGTTGAAGTCCCAAAACTCCCTGACTTGGAAAAAGGCTGCCTCTGCGGTGCAATACTCCGTGGATTAGCGTTACCACCACAGTGTCCCCACTTTGGAAAGACATGCACCCCAAGAAATCCAGTTGGACCATGCATGGTTTCATATGAAGGAACATGTCACATTTTCTACAAATATGGTGCTCTATTCTAG